A single window of Rhipicephalus microplus isolate Deutch F79 chromosome 5, USDA_Rmic, whole genome shotgun sequence DNA harbors:
- the LOC142817717 gene encoding uncharacterized protein LOC142817717, with translation MHHKTFHAIGKKIHSAAVKAVCENMQRARSVTKEVAGNSDVPVMFDGTWQKRGHKSHNGVGTVVSLDTGLCLDYEVLSNFCLACSLHNDMGGDEETWQAFHHPVCEKNCDCSSHAMEAEAAVRIWQRTVDYETPLRFTIFLSDGDSKAYNGVCDANVYPDTPIEKEECTNHVAKRLGTGLRKLPTPLPRGEKLKETTIQKLQTYFQVAIVNNRGNVHKMYTAIWASCLHSCSTDGAGSHKFCPAGPDSWCKHRRAEAQGQPAPCHTPLLTKAQGLAVLPIYKRLTDAKLLARCLHGKTQNAAESLNSKIWLLCPKTRFASRTAVETATAIAVLWFNRGHASFEKVLEELGVLPSEALVTLSDRRDSMRMHKMNVRQTAEARAHRRSAAKRARVEESCRTSREGKTYGAGEF, from the coding sequence atgcaccataagaccttccatgctatcggcaaaaagattcacagtgcggcagtgaaggctgtctgtgaaaacatgcaaagggcacgcagcgtcaccaaagaggtggctggtaacagtgacgtgccagtcatgtttgacggcacatggcaaaaaagaggccacaaaagccacaatggtgtgggaactgtagtgtccttggacactggtttgtgcctggactatgaagtgctttccaacttctgcctggcgtgcagtttgcataacgacatgggaggcgatgaagaaacatggcaggcgtttcatcatcccgtttgtgagaagaattgcgactgttcttcgcatgccatggaggccgaagctgcagtgcgcatttggcagaggactgtggactatgagacacccctgcggttcaccatcttcctaagcgatggagacagcaaggcctacaacggggtctgtgatgccaacgtgtaccctgacactccaattgaaaaagaggagtgcaccaaccacgtggcgaaacgtctgggcaccggcctgcggaagctgccaacgccacttccacgaggggagaagctgaaggagaccaccatccagaagcttcaaacttactttcaggtggccattgtgaacaatcggggaaatgtccacaagatgtacactgccatatgggcctcatgtttgcactcgtgctcaacagacggtgctggaagtcacaagttctgtcctgcaggcccagactcgtggtgcaagcaccgacgtgctgaggcgcagggccagcctgcaccgtgccacacccccctcctgaccaaggcccagggtttggcagtcctcccaatctacaagcgtctcacagatgcgaagctgcttgcccggtgcctccacggcaagacacagaacgcggccgagtccctgaacagcaaaatatggctgctgtgtccaaagacccggtttgcttcccggactgctgtggaaacagccacagccattgcagtcctgtggttcaaccggggccacgcgagctttgaaaaggtgctggaagagcttggggtgcttccttcggaggccctggttaccctcagcgaccgccgagacagcatgcgcatgcacaagatgaatgtgcgtcagaccgctgaggcgagggcacaccgtcgcagtgcagccaagagggcccgggtggaagagtcctgccgcaccagccgggaagggaaaacctacggtgctggagagttttag
- the Rbsn-5 gene encoding rabenosyn-5 produces the protein MGDVKEGYLCPICVEDLGNFEDLTAHFEANHAAGERDVLHSLKGFIGRARRKILADSPVLDEEQTPDWGQQEIGVVQSHTGTVRMIRGRRVDRYVGQSNKLLIRLTKLVVDAPSDPEMRKARERSLVPWVEDADVKLCPSCAKAFSISRRRHHCRLCGGIMCQLCSEFLDSATVQQLVASAGSPSANVGEEPLRLCRDCRVLLNRRLSHPEQPPPLLAQYERLRKLMDEAEKLLPGYYRQIDGMREGRTGLEEEAKATRARLCRIAEQLDLVSRQIGSGGTTPRQLQLRGALRLAASHFLRQGLLGLPGLPKPQPKLEQGWSPNSVKAPPEEEDPLAQQMAIIRGYIQQARRSQRYEELASLEANLQELKQEYLKRTLGTPAK, from the exons ATGGGAGATGTGAAGGAGGGATACCTCTGTCCCATCTGCGTGGAAGACTTGGGAAACTTCGAGGATCTGACAGCTCATTTTGAAGCGAACCACGCCGCCGGCGAGCGAGATGTTTTGCACTCGCTGAAGGGATTCATCG GACGCGCCAGGCGAAAGATCCTCGCCGACTCTCCTGTGCTTGATGAAGAACAAACGCCTGACTGGGGGCAGCAAGAAATTG GAGTAGTCCAGTCTCATACAGGCACTGTACGCATGATCCGCGGTCGTCGAGTGGATCGGTACGTCGGGCAGAGCAACAAGCTGCTCATCAGACTGACCAAACTTGTAGTAGACGCTCCCAGTGACCCCGAGATGAGGAAAG CCCGTGAAAGGTCTCTCGTGCCTTGGGTGGAAGATGCGGATGTCAAACTGTGTCCCAGCTGCGCCAAGGCTTTCAGCATATCCCGCCGAAGGCATCATTGCCGCCTGTGCGGAGGCATCATGTGCCAGCTATGCTCAGAGTTTCTGGATTCTGCTACTGTTC AGCAGCTGGTGGCCTCTGCTGGGAGCCCATCGGCCAACGTTGGGGAGGAACCACTGCGCCTGTGCCGGGACTGCCGTGTTCTCTTGAACCGCCGCCTTTCGCATCCTGAGCAGCCACCTCCACTGTTGGCGCAATACGAG CGCCTACGGAAACTAATGGATGAAGCCGAGAAACTGCTGCCTGGCTACTACCGTCAAATTGATGGAATGAG GGAAGGCAGAACAGGACTCGAAGAAGAAGCCAAAGCAACAAGGGCACGCCTTTGCCGCATTGCTGAGCAACTAGACCTAGTCAG CCGACAGATCGGCAGTGGAGGCACCACGCCACGCCAACTTCAGTTGCGGGGTGCCCTGCGGCTAGCAGCCAGCCACTTTCTACGTCAGGGACTGTTGGGCCTGCCGGGTCTGCCAAAGCCACAGCCAAAGCTGGAGCAAGGTTGGAGCCCCAACAGCGTAAAGGCCCCACCAGAAGAGGAAGACCCCCTGGCACAACAGATGGCCATCATTCGTGGCTACATTCAACAGGCACGACGAAGCCAGCGCTACGAAGAGCTGGCTTCTCTTGAGGCCAACCTACAAGAACTCAAGCAGGAGTATCTGAAGCGCACCCTTGGCACACCAGCAAAATAA